A genomic region of Alicyclobacillus sp. SO9 contains the following coding sequences:
- a CDS encoding aspartate kinase has translation MRIVQKYGGTSVGSLERIEAVADRVAKTVQAGNECAVVVSAMGKTTDQLVELAKGLTNKPDARELDALLSTGEQVSAALLSMALHKRNITAKSYTGWQAGIETEAIHGTARMTNVRTEFLEQALKDGIVPVVTGFQGIAGDSVTTLGRGGSDTTAVVIAAALDADVCEIYTDVTGVFTTDPRTVPNARKIKSLQHEEMLELATLGAQVLHPRAVENAKKFSVRLVVKSSFSEEEGTEIVADLEGLELQKPVTGIATEKSVARIAVVGVPVNRHGLAKMFSKLAEERVNVDVIVQSVVKERVVDVSFTVQEQDVDEALAVVEGLRTELGFEDVIKESGLAKISIVGAGMISNPGVAGEMFEILASADVTIKMVSTSEIKVSCIIPASQLATAVSSVHSAFLEGVLSGSK, from the coding sequence TTGCGGATTGTACAGAAGTACGGCGGGACTTCGGTGGGGAGCTTGGAGCGAATTGAAGCTGTAGCTGACAGAGTTGCGAAAACAGTACAGGCCGGCAATGAATGTGCTGTTGTGGTCTCTGCCATGGGTAAAACCACGGACCAGTTAGTAGAGCTGGCGAAAGGACTTACGAACAAACCGGATGCCAGGGAACTGGACGCGTTGCTGTCAACTGGAGAGCAGGTCTCAGCAGCGCTTTTGTCAATGGCGCTACACAAGCGCAATATTACTGCCAAGTCCTACACTGGCTGGCAGGCTGGTATCGAAACAGAGGCCATACATGGGACAGCGCGGATGACAAATGTTCGTACGGAATTCCTGGAACAGGCTTTGAAGGACGGAATCGTTCCGGTTGTAACGGGCTTTCAAGGTATTGCCGGAGACTCAGTGACGACGCTTGGCCGCGGGGGCTCGGACACTACCGCAGTGGTGATTGCGGCTGCACTTGATGCAGATGTGTGTGAGATCTATACAGATGTTACGGGGGTCTTCACAACGGATCCGCGAACCGTACCTAACGCTCGGAAAATCAAGTCTCTACAGCATGAGGAAATGTTGGAACTCGCGACATTGGGTGCTCAGGTTTTGCATCCGCGCGCAGTAGAAAATGCGAAGAAGTTCTCAGTACGTCTAGTGGTTAAATCTAGTTTTTCTGAAGAAGAGGGGACAGAAATCGTGGCTGATTTGGAGGGTCTTGAACTGCAAAAACCTGTAACGGGTATTGCAACTGAGAAGAGTGTCGCGCGAATCGCCGTGGTCGGTGTACCGGTCAATCGGCACGGTCTTGCCAAGATGTTTTCAAAGCTTGCTGAAGAAAGAGTAAACGTAGACGTTATCGTTCAGAGTGTTGTTAAGGAACGTGTTGTCGATGTTTCGTTTACCGTTCAGGAGCAAGATGTCGATGAGGCGCTAGCGGTCGTCGAAGGTCTGAGAACCGAACTGGGCTTTGAAGATGTCATTAAAGAGTCAGGTTTAGCGAAAATTTCCATTGTCGGAGCCGGCATGATTAGTAATCCTGGGGTTGCGGGCGAAATGTTCGAAATTTTAGCAAGTGCGGACGTGACAATCAAGATGGTCAGCACTTCAGAAATCAAAGTGTCCTGTATTATCCCCGCTTCGCAACTGGCAACGGCCGTTTCATCTGTCCACAGTGCTTTCTTGGAGGGAGTACTGTCCGGAAGCAAGTAA
- the argH gene encoding argininosuccinate lyase, with protein MKLWGGRFSQDTNELVEQYTASIAFDKRLAEVDIRGSIAHAKMLGTTGIIAEVDANLLVTGLNEIRHDVEADKIEWRVEDEDIHMNVERLLHERIGPVAGKLHTGRSRNDQVALDMHLFVKESIQELQAAVSRLQQVLLEQSERHLDVVIPGYTHLQRAQPILFSHHLLAYFWMLQRDFDRLEDVHRRTDMSPLGAGALAGTTFAVDRQYTAKLLGFAGLYENSLDAVSDRDYLIEFLNTASILMMHLSRMSEELILWVSEEFGFIELSDAYCTGSSMMPQKKNPDVPEVIRGKTGRVYGHLMALLTTLKGLPLAYNKDMQEDKEGVFDTLDTLLPALELVRGMMNSFTVQTHRLKKVFGQDFSNATDVADYLVQKQMPFREAHAVVGQLVMQAIEKGTNLAGLSLADYKACSPLFDKDVFAAIEVRRVVDARQSRGGTGTSAVIQQIEYAKDTLRSQRSKSIGI; from the coding sequence ATGAAATTATGGGGAGGACGATTTTCGCAAGATACGAATGAGTTGGTAGAACAGTACACAGCTTCTATCGCCTTTGATAAGCGACTTGCAGAAGTCGACATCCGCGGCAGCATCGCGCATGCCAAGATGCTGGGAACTACGGGTATCATTGCGGAAGTTGATGCGAATCTTCTGGTGACAGGCCTCAATGAGATACGACACGACGTAGAAGCTGACAAAATTGAATGGCGCGTTGAAGACGAAGATATTCATATGAATGTGGAACGCTTGCTTCACGAGCGCATAGGTCCAGTTGCTGGGAAACTGCACACGGGGAGAAGCCGTAATGACCAAGTAGCCTTAGATATGCATTTGTTTGTGAAAGAATCGATACAGGAGCTGCAGGCGGCAGTGAGCCGCCTGCAGCAGGTGTTGCTGGAGCAGTCGGAAAGACATCTCGACGTTGTCATTCCGGGCTACACTCATCTGCAACGGGCTCAGCCGATTTTATTCAGTCACCACCTCCTGGCTTACTTTTGGATGTTACAGAGAGATTTTGACCGACTAGAGGACGTTCATCGGCGAACAGATATGTCCCCTTTGGGTGCCGGAGCATTGGCTGGAACCACGTTTGCTGTTGACAGGCAGTATACAGCAAAGCTCCTTGGTTTTGCCGGCCTGTATGAGAACTCTCTGGATGCAGTTTCGGACAGGGATTATTTGATTGAGTTTCTCAACACGGCAAGCATTCTCATGATGCACCTGTCTCGAATGTCGGAGGAATTGATACTGTGGGTGAGCGAGGAATTTGGATTCATCGAGTTGTCCGATGCTTACTGCACCGGGTCAAGTATGATGCCGCAGAAGAAGAATCCCGATGTTCCCGAAGTGATACGCGGTAAGACTGGCCGTGTATACGGACATTTGATGGCCCTGCTCACGACGCTGAAGGGTCTGCCGCTGGCGTATAACAAGGATATGCAGGAAGATAAGGAAGGCGTTTTTGATACACTGGACACGTTACTTCCAGCACTGGAACTGGTGCGTGGAATGATGAACTCATTCACAGTGCAGACACACCGTCTGAAAAAGGTTTTTGGACAGGATTTTTCCAATGCAACGGACGTCGCTGACTATCTGGTCCAAAAACAAATGCCTTTTCGTGAAGCTCATGCCGTCGTAGGCCAACTCGTGATGCAAGCCATTGAAAAGGGGACAAACCTTGCAGGACTCTCATTGGCTGATTACAAGGCGTGCTCTCCGCTGTTTGATAAGGATGTGTTTGCGGCAATAGAAGTTCGCCGCGTCGTGGATGCGCGACAAAGCCGTGGAGGAACGGGGACCAGTGCTGTGATACAGCAAATCGAATACGCAAAAGACACACTGCGGTCACAACGAAGCAAATCAATTGGAATTTAG
- the serA gene encoding phosphoglycerate dehydrogenase, translating to MKVFVADDISSLGLDRLKQYQEIEIEKRTGLKEDELIAAVSDAEALLVRSQTKVTRKVIQACGQLKVIGRAGVGVDNIDVDAATEHGIVVINAPDGNTISAAEHTFAMLISLSRHIPQARQTMQEGKWDRKTFVGVELSGKTLAVVGMGRIGTEVAKRAKAFGMRLVAYDPFLTEDRAKTLGVTLKSLEDAVAEADFVTVHTPLTKDTKHIIDEKMFGKMKTGVRIVNCARGGIIDEVALCEALTSGKVAGAAFDVFEEEPVTADHPLLQFPQVITTPHLGASTVEAQVNVAVSVAEEVGHVLVGKPFKNAVNIPSLSEEQKQYLQPHLNLGERLGKFVGQLASGAMSEVEMVFCGELDDSDLPFVSRSVLKGLLGYRYGDEVNFINAPTLAKQAGMTIRQVRESQHKVFTHLLSLSVRVNGELHKVAGTLYNGLGPRIVEIEGYPIDASTEGKMIFTKHHDRPGMIGHLGSMLGKEQINIAAMQVGRKETGGEAVMLLTVDKLVPESVVHELSQLPGIHEVQTIVL from the coding sequence ATGAAGGTCTTCGTAGCAGATGATATTTCCTCCTTGGGGCTTGACCGATTGAAGCAGTATCAAGAGATTGAGATTGAAAAAAGGACAGGTCTGAAAGAAGACGAACTCATTGCTGCCGTTTCCGATGCAGAAGCTTTGCTTGTTCGGTCACAGACAAAAGTGACACGAAAGGTCATCCAAGCTTGTGGGCAGCTGAAAGTGATTGGCCGGGCTGGCGTTGGAGTGGACAACATTGATGTTGATGCGGCTACAGAACACGGCATCGTTGTAATTAATGCTCCTGACGGTAATACAATTTCTGCTGCAGAACACACCTTTGCAATGCTGATTTCACTGTCGCGGCATATTCCGCAGGCGCGTCAGACGATGCAGGAGGGAAAGTGGGACCGTAAGACTTTTGTCGGTGTTGAGCTGTCAGGAAAGACGCTTGCCGTTGTCGGAATGGGGCGTATTGGAACTGAAGTGGCCAAGCGTGCTAAAGCATTTGGAATGCGTCTTGTTGCCTACGATCCATTTTTGACAGAAGACCGTGCCAAGACACTTGGTGTCACATTAAAGTCGCTTGAAGATGCGGTCGCAGAAGCCGATTTTGTGACTGTTCATACACCTTTGACAAAAGATACGAAACATATTATTGATGAGAAAATGTTCGGAAAAATGAAAACCGGAGTCCGAATCGTGAACTGTGCCCGCGGCGGTATCATTGACGAAGTTGCCCTTTGCGAGGCACTGACAAGCGGCAAGGTTGCAGGTGCTGCTTTCGATGTTTTTGAAGAGGAACCCGTGACGGCAGACCATCCTCTGCTGCAATTTCCTCAAGTCATCACAACGCCCCACTTGGGGGCATCGACGGTAGAGGCGCAGGTCAATGTGGCTGTCTCTGTCGCAGAAGAAGTTGGGCATGTGCTGGTTGGAAAGCCGTTTAAGAACGCTGTAAACATACCTTCTCTAAGCGAAGAGCAGAAACAGTATTTACAGCCGCATCTAAATTTGGGTGAGCGCCTCGGGAAATTTGTAGGTCAATTGGCGTCTGGGGCTATGTCTGAAGTAGAAATGGTGTTTTGCGGTGAACTTGATGACAGTGATTTACCCTTTGTGTCGAGAAGTGTCTTGAAAGGGCTCTTGGGCTACAGATACGGTGACGAAGTCAACTTCATCAATGCTCCGACTTTGGCTAAGCAGGCAGGTATGACTATACGACAGGTCCGTGAATCGCAGCACAAGGTATTTACCCATCTTCTCAGTCTGTCGGTTCGGGTCAACGGAGAATTACACAAGGTAGCGGGTACGCTGTACAACGGTCTTGGTCCGCGTATTGTTGAAATTGAGGGCTATCCAATCGACGCAAGTACAGAAGGAAAGATGATTTTCACAAAACACCATGACAGACCCGGGATGATTGGGCATCTTGGCAGCATGTTGGGCAAGGAACAGATTAATATTGCTGCGATGCAGGTGGGTCGTAAGGAAACGGGTGGAGAGGCAGTCATGCTTCTGACAGTGGATAAGCTGGTACCTGAATCGGTAGTGCATGAGTTGTCGCAGCTGCCTGGCATTCATGAAGTACAGACCATTGTACTCTAG